Proteins encoded in a region of the Streptomyces sp. NBC_00310 genome:
- a CDS encoding gas vesicle protein K, with protein MTTPRSDGGPHADRLREVTEAATRAFSLLPARPEEITPPPTGRAGTGTVARRLHTDPDTVERDLVRLVLTIVELLRQLMERQALHRVDHGGLTEDQEERLGMTLMILHDRMNELCDRYGLTLEDLNLDLGPLGTLLPP; from the coding sequence ATGACGACCCCCCGGTCTGACGGCGGCCCCCACGCCGACCGCCTCCGCGAGGTCACCGAAGCCGCGACCCGCGCGTTCTCCCTGCTCCCCGCGCGGCCGGAGGAGATCACCCCGCCGCCCACGGGCCGAGCCGGAACGGGAACCGTGGCCCGCCGCCTGCACACCGACCCCGACACCGTGGAACGCGACCTCGTCCGCCTGGTCCTCACCATCGTCGAACTGCTCCGCCAACTGATGGAACGCCAGGCCCTCCACCGCGTCGACCACGGCGGCCTCACCGAGGACCAGGAAGAGCGCCTGGGCATGACCCTGATGATCCTCCACGACCGCATGAACGAACTCTGCGACCGCTACGGCCTCACCCTCGAAGACCTCAACCTGGACCTCGGCCCCCTGGGCACCCTCCTCCCGCCCTGA
- a CDS encoding gas vesicle protein GvpG encodes MVGLVGTILTLPFAPVRGVGWVVDKVRQVAEDEYYDPGPIQEELVKLEQARVEGQVDEEEFARREEELLHRLEEISAYRLQQQREAES; translated from the coding sequence GTGGTGGGACTGGTCGGGACGATTCTGACGTTGCCGTTCGCTCCGGTGCGGGGTGTCGGGTGGGTGGTCGACAAGGTGCGACAGGTCGCCGAGGACGAGTACTACGACCCGGGGCCCATCCAGGAGGAGCTCGTGAAGCTGGAGCAGGCGCGGGTCGAAGGGCAGGTCGACGAGGAGGAATTCGCGCGGCGCGAGGAGGAGTTGCTGCACCGGCTGGAGGAGATCAGCGCCTACCGGCTCCAGCAGCAGAGGGAGGCAGAGTCATGA
- a CDS encoding SRPBCC family protein → MAEGRTEKGGPAGTGTLSRTGEEGAGVNGGTSRLKEELEEYIEARMSVMLQNVGHGLGDGARKLSDMSAGTLTSTATHAKDALADKTKGAAGKAKDAVTDKAKDVTEKAKEAVGKGQRKDPSGGSGKGFAIIEDVDVGVPVREAYNQWTQYEEFQRFAKGVVGVEQKDEVTTQWHVKVAKSNRRWRGTTTEQVPDERIAWTSEGDKGTTRGVVTFHPLGENLTKVLLVLEYFPKGLFEKVGGLFRSQGRRVRLDLKLYRTFVMMRGEATGGWRGEIRDGELQEPEEADEARDEEEEEEEEDGAEGAEDRYDEDEEPEAEAENDDEEGEGEEGEDTDEYEDDEDQEPEGGYEDEEDEEPEVEEADEGRRKPRSRRSSEP, encoded by the coding sequence ATGGCTGAGGGCAGAACGGAGAAAGGCGGCCCGGCCGGTACCGGCACCCTCAGCAGGACGGGTGAGGAGGGTGCCGGTGTGAACGGGGGCACGAGCCGGCTGAAGGAAGAGCTGGAGGAGTACATCGAGGCCCGGATGTCGGTGATGCTCCAGAACGTGGGGCACGGGCTGGGCGACGGTGCGCGCAAGCTGAGCGACATGAGCGCGGGGACACTGACGTCGACCGCGACCCATGCCAAGGACGCGCTGGCGGACAAGACGAAGGGCGCCGCGGGCAAGGCGAAGGACGCCGTCACCGACAAGGCCAAGGACGTCACCGAAAAGGCGAAGGAGGCCGTCGGCAAGGGGCAACGCAAGGATCCCTCGGGCGGCAGCGGCAAGGGGTTCGCCATCATCGAGGACGTCGACGTGGGTGTCCCGGTGCGCGAGGCGTACAACCAGTGGACGCAGTACGAGGAATTCCAGCGGTTCGCCAAGGGTGTGGTCGGCGTCGAGCAGAAGGACGAGGTCACGACCCAGTGGCACGTCAAGGTCGCCAAGTCCAACCGTCGCTGGCGCGGCACCACCACGGAACAGGTGCCCGACGAGCGCATCGCCTGGACGTCCGAGGGCGACAAGGGGACGACCAGGGGCGTCGTCACCTTCCATCCGCTCGGGGAGAACCTCACCAAGGTGCTGCTCGTCCTCGAGTACTTCCCCAAGGGACTCTTCGAGAAGGTGGGAGGCCTGTTCCGGTCCCAGGGCCGTCGTGTCCGCCTCGACCTGAAGCTCTACCGCACGTTCGTCATGATGCGCGGCGAGGCCACCGGGGGCTGGCGCGGCGAGATCCGCGACGGAGAGCTCCAGGAGCCCGAGGAGGCCGACGAGGCGCGGGACGAGGAGGAAGAGGAGGAAGAGGAGGACGGCGCGGAGGGCGCGGAGGACCGGTACGACGAGGACGAGGAACCCGAGGCCGAGGCCGAGAACGACGACGAGGAGGGCGAAGGGGAGGAGGGAGAGGACACCGACGAGTACGAGGACGACGAGGACCAGGAACCCGAGGGCGGGTACGAGGACGAAGAGGACGAAGAACCCGAGGTCGAGGAGGCGGACGAGGGGCGGAGGAAGCCGAGGTCGAGGAGGTCGAGTGAGCCGTGA
- the gvpJ gene encoding gas vesicle protein GvpJ, whose amino-acid sequence MTQSASPVPSPSRNPYPYGGGQGSSANLADILERVLDKGIVIVGDIKINLLDIELLTIKLRLLVASVDKAKEIGIDWWEHDPALSSRASRPTDRRSLADENERLRAEVEELRQRVEEPPPELSAPAATGSPERRRPRPRPAERRTREAAPREERRAEEPRRKRRKAAVDDEEDDDRG is encoded by the coding sequence GTGACCCAGTCAGCCTCCCCCGTTCCCTCACCGTCGCGGAACCCCTATCCGTACGGCGGCGGTCAGGGCTCCAGCGCGAACCTCGCCGACATCCTTGAACGGGTGCTCGACAAGGGCATCGTCATCGTCGGCGACATCAAGATCAACCTGCTTGACATCGAGCTGCTCACGATCAAACTGCGCCTTCTGGTGGCCTCGGTCGACAAGGCGAAGGAGATCGGCATCGACTGGTGGGAGCACGACCCCGCCCTCTCCTCCCGCGCGTCCCGCCCCACCGACCGGCGCTCCCTCGCCGACGAGAACGAGCGTCTGCGCGCCGAGGTGGAGGAGCTGCGGCAACGCGTCGAGGAGCCCCCGCCGGAACTGTCCGCGCCCGCCGCGACCGGCTCGCCCGAGCGCCGCCGCCCCCGTCCCCGCCCCGCCGAGCGGAGGACCCGCGAGGCGGCGCCACGTGAGGAACGCCGTGCGGAGGAGCCGCGACGCAAGCGGCGCAAGGCGGCGGTGGACGACGAGGAAGACGACGACCGGGGCTGA
- a CDS encoding ABC transporter substrate-binding protein: MNNATMGAAVLGGYLLGRTKKAKLALGLGALLAGSRVKPGQLGNALDVPFLGDITKRVRTELTDAGKAAATSVLTAKADSLAGTLHERTAGLRERAEGKGDQDEDEAEAEAEVEDEVDEDEEEVPEEEVEEGDEEEDEGGDEEEGPEEDEKPAQRRKSPAGKTGAGTTARRGGGRSTAQRGGSTARKSAPRPKKKTAAASRAKSGSGSRSRRQDDG, translated from the coding sequence ATGAACAACGCCACGATGGGCGCGGCCGTCCTCGGCGGTTATCTGCTGGGGCGGACGAAGAAGGCCAAGCTCGCCCTCGGCCTCGGCGCGCTGCTGGCCGGATCCCGGGTCAAGCCCGGGCAGTTGGGCAACGCGCTCGACGTCCCGTTCCTCGGCGACATCACCAAGCGGGTGCGCACCGAGCTGACGGACGCCGGCAAGGCCGCGGCGACCTCCGTACTGACGGCGAAGGCCGACAGCCTGGCCGGAACCCTGCACGAACGCACCGCGGGGCTGCGGGAGCGGGCCGAGGGGAAGGGCGACCAGGACGAAGACGAGGCTGAGGCTGAGGCCGAGGTCGAGGACGAGGTCGACGAGGACGAGGAGGAAGTCCCCGAAGAGGAAGTCGAGGAGGGAGACGAGGAGGAAGACGAAGGGGGAGACGAGGAGGAAGGTCCGGAAGAGGACGAGAAGCCCGCACAGAGGCGGAAGAGCCCGGCCGGGAAGACCGGCGCGGGGACCACGGCGCGCCGCGGCGGCGGACGCTCGACGGCTCAGCGCGGCGGGTCCACGGCCCGGAAGAGCGCCCCGCGCCCGAAGAAGAAGACCGCTGCGGCGAGCCGCGCCAAGAGCGGCTCCGGCTCACGGTCGAGGAGGCAGGACGATGGCTGA